From a region of the Brevibacterium siliguriense genome:
- a CDS encoding helix-turn-helix transcriptional regulator produces MTVFSHTSLSPELVHLLGHDELTPAHTHDLGHLVYPATGVLSLVTREGSWIAPSNRVVWVPAEFEHQHRAHGAADMRVVFLPKHMAASLVDRPAVLATTPLAREAMLGLTGTRHRTKESADRLRLVIIDELTVTGEQPLHLPEPVDPRLLTVTKLVEEDLANPVSLAELGRRVGAGERTLTRLFQQETGMTFRQWRAELRIHRALLLLTDGWSVYDTAAECGWANPSSFITVFTALVGTSPGQYRQSLHG; encoded by the coding sequence ATGACCGTTTTCAGCCACACCTCGTTGAGCCCGGAACTCGTCCACCTGCTCGGGCACGATGAGTTGACCCCAGCGCACACTCACGACCTCGGTCATCTGGTGTATCCGGCGACGGGGGTGCTGTCCTTGGTCACCCGCGAGGGCTCATGGATTGCGCCATCGAATCGTGTCGTCTGGGTGCCCGCGGAATTCGAGCATCAGCACCGCGCGCATGGTGCCGCTGACATGCGCGTCGTCTTCCTCCCCAAGCACATGGCTGCGTCGCTCGTCGACCGGCCTGCTGTTCTGGCGACGACCCCGCTGGCCAGAGAGGCGATGTTGGGGCTGACCGGTACACGACACCGGACGAAGGAAAGCGCCGACCGGCTCCGCCTCGTCATCATCGACGAGCTGACGGTCACCGGCGAACAGCCGCTCCACCTCCCCGAGCCGGTCGACCCTCGGCTGCTGACCGTGACAAAACTCGTCGAGGAGGATCTGGCGAATCCGGTGTCTCTGGCTGAGCTCGGCCGTCGGGTGGGGGCCGGCGAGCGGACTCTGACTCGGCTGTTTCAGCAGGAGACCGGGATGACGTTCCGTCAATGGCGTGCCGAGTTGCGCATCCACCGGGCGCTGCTGCTCTTGACCGACGGGTGGAGCGTCTACGACACCGCGGCCGAATGCGGATGGGCGAATCCCAGCTCATTCATCACCGTGTTCACCGCCCTGGTCGGCACAAGCCCGGGCCAATACCGACAATCCCTGCACGGCTGA
- a CDS encoding arylamine N-acetyltransferase family protein: MSLSSLVSRYAERLGLDSPEDVLRARARGTVDDVVDLIDELLTAHVRSICFENLDVIAARAAGEVRGIRTDLDSLTAKLLDAGRGGYCHEHATLIRALLRELGLSAHAILARVHLGGGRTAPGGLTHQATIVDLGGRRFLVDPGFGGGTPQVALALDEESQPRMTEHGEHRLVPARIVLESEMRAEAEWALQSRTSAEQEFRTVYAFADIPREQADLEVSNWFTATKPGTRFTGAPVVARTLGNGGKASIEGRQLRVVRPGEQLDRFERAVADAADFAAVLREEFGLDLHRSFTDPIWEIALER, from the coding sequence ATGTCACTGTCATCGCTCGTAAGCCGGTACGCCGAACGGCTCGGACTCGACAGCCCCGAGGATGTGCTGCGAGCTCGGGCGCGCGGGACGGTCGACGACGTCGTCGACCTCATCGATGAGCTGCTGACCGCCCACGTCCGGTCGATCTGCTTCGAGAACCTCGACGTCATCGCCGCACGCGCGGCAGGGGAGGTACGGGGCATCCGCACCGACCTCGACTCGCTGACGGCGAAGCTGTTGGATGCCGGCCGTGGCGGCTACTGCCACGAACACGCGACACTGATTCGCGCCTTGCTCCGTGAGCTCGGGCTGAGCGCACATGCGATTCTCGCTCGCGTCCACCTCGGTGGCGGGAGGACTGCACCGGGAGGGCTGACGCACCAGGCGACGATCGTCGATCTCGGCGGACGACGGTTCCTCGTCGATCCTGGGTTCGGCGGTGGGACGCCGCAGGTCGCGCTTGCGCTCGATGAGGAGTCGCAACCGCGGATGACAGAACATGGAGAGCACAGACTGGTCCCGGCACGCATCGTGCTGGAGTCGGAAATGCGGGCGGAAGCCGAATGGGCGCTGCAGTCACGGACCAGCGCTGAACAGGAATTCCGCACCGTCTATGCCTTCGCGGATATCCCGCGAGAACAAGCCGACCTCGAGGTATCGAACTGGTTCACCGCGACGAAGCCGGGTACCCGCTTCACTGGGGCGCCGGTGGTGGCGAGGACGCTCGGCAACGGCGGGAAGGCGTCGATCGAAGGCCGCCAACTGCGCGTCGTTCGCCCCGGTGAGCAGCTCGATCGATTCGAGCGGGCGGTGGCCGATGCCGCCGACTTCGCTGCCGTTCTCCGCGAGGAGTTCGGGCTCGACCTCCACCGATCGTTCACGGACCCGATCTGGGAAATCGCCTTGGAGCGCTGA
- a CDS encoding urea carboxylase-associated family protein: MTQSSLQEAAYQGPALEIDRDFYSRIGDDTQSREIIDEFTIPIRSGQAWEVPAGHVCRISTIDGPQVGDLNLWNRHDPRERFWAARTRQLQAAHVSTFDRLWSTLPFLRPMATIVGDTLADYGTDPEGGRVHDTLGTRCDPYVSRMLSGVDFDFHCHSNLVRAILPYGLTEFDVHDVLNVFQCTGLNDNDEYFMKTCPAQPGDHFEFFAEQDLLAGLSTCPGGDLSELSGSPRAPRPTVGVTTHPEWKDPQCHCHRS, translated from the coding sequence ATGACTCAGAGCAGTCTGCAGGAAGCTGCATATCAGGGTCCCGCGCTCGAGATCGACAGAGACTTCTACTCTCGGATCGGTGACGACACCCAGTCGCGGGAGATCATCGACGAGTTCACCATCCCCATCCGCTCAGGACAGGCGTGGGAAGTTCCCGCCGGACATGTCTGCCGCATCTCCACCATTGACGGCCCGCAGGTCGGCGACCTCAATCTGTGGAATCGCCACGACCCCAGGGAACGATTCTGGGCGGCACGGACCCGACAGCTCCAAGCGGCGCATGTCTCCACCTTCGATCGTCTGTGGTCGACGCTGCCATTTCTGCGGCCGATGGCCACAATCGTCGGAGACACCCTGGCCGACTACGGAACTGATCCGGAAGGCGGCCGAGTACATGACACCCTGGGCACCCGCTGCGACCCTTACGTGTCGCGGATGCTGAGCGGGGTCGACTTCGACTTTCACTGCCATTCCAACCTCGTCCGCGCGATCCTGCCGTACGGCCTCACCGAATTCGACGTCCACGATGTGCTCAACGTCTTCCAATGCACAGGACTGAACGACAACGACGAATACTTCATGAAGACCTGCCCGGCACAACCAGGAGACCACTTCGAGTTCTTCGCCGAACAGGACCTTCTCGCGGGCCTGTCCACCTGCCCCGGCGGTGACCTCTCCGAACTATCGGGGAGCCCACGGGCTCCGCGCCCAACCGTGGGCGTGACCACGCACCCAGAGTGGAAGGATCCACAATGTCACTGTCATCGCTCGTAA
- a CDS encoding adenylosuccinate synthase, whose product MPAIVVVGAQWGDEGKGKTTDILGTSVDYVVKPNGGNNAGHTVVVGGEKYELKLLPAGILSPNVTPVIGNGVVVNLEALFEEIDALESRGADTSKLRISANAHLVAPYHQTLDKVTERFLGKRAIGTTGRGIGPAYMDKIGRLGIRVQDVFDESILRQKIEGSLRQKNELLVKVYNRRAVSVDEIVEYFEPFIERLRPYVAETELMLNEALDRGEVVVMEGGQATMLDVDHGTYPFVTSSNPTAGGSCVGTGIGPTRINRVVGIVKAYTTRVGAGPFPTELFDEMGEYLQKAGGEFGVNTGRPRRCGWYDAVIARYAARTNGFTDYVLTKLDVLTGIDRIPVCVAYDVDGVRQDEMPVSQTEFHHAKPIFEYFDGWTEDITKARTFEDLPENAQKYVLALEELSGCRMSVIGVGPDREQSIVRHDLLD is encoded by the coding sequence ATGCCAGCAATCGTTGTCGTCGGCGCTCAGTGGGGCGACGAAGGTAAAGGTAAGACCACCGACATCCTCGGCACCAGCGTCGACTACGTGGTCAAGCCCAATGGTGGGAACAACGCCGGCCACACGGTTGTCGTCGGAGGCGAGAAGTATGAACTCAAGCTTCTCCCGGCGGGCATCCTCTCACCGAACGTCACCCCGGTCATCGGCAACGGCGTCGTCGTCAACCTCGAAGCGCTCTTCGAAGAGATCGACGCACTCGAATCCCGCGGCGCGGACACGTCGAAGCTGCGCATCTCCGCGAACGCCCACCTCGTGGCTCCGTACCATCAGACCCTCGACAAGGTGACCGAGCGTTTCCTCGGCAAGCGGGCAATCGGCACCACCGGCCGCGGCATCGGACCGGCCTATATGGACAAGATCGGGCGCCTGGGCATCCGCGTCCAAGACGTCTTCGACGAGTCCATCCTGCGCCAGAAGATCGAAGGATCGCTGCGACAGAAGAACGAACTGCTCGTCAAGGTCTACAACCGTCGGGCGGTGTCGGTCGACGAGATCGTCGAATACTTCGAGCCCTTCATCGAACGCCTGCGCCCCTACGTCGCCGAGACCGAACTCATGCTCAATGAGGCACTCGACCGCGGTGAGGTCGTCGTCATGGAAGGTGGCCAGGCGACCATGCTCGACGTCGACCACGGCACCTACCCGTTCGTCACCTCGTCGAACCCGACCGCCGGTGGATCCTGCGTTGGCACGGGTATCGGCCCGACCCGCATCAACCGCGTCGTCGGCATCGTCAAGGCCTACACGACCCGTGTGGGTGCCGGTCCGTTCCCGACCGAGCTCTTCGACGAGATGGGCGAATACCTGCAGAAGGCCGGCGGAGAATTCGGTGTCAACACCGGTCGTCCGCGCCGCTGCGGCTGGTACGACGCGGTCATCGCCCGCTACGCCGCCCGCACCAACGGCTTCACCGACTATGTGCTGACCAAGCTCGACGTGCTCACCGGCATCGACCGGATCCCGGTCTGTGTGGCCTACGACGTCGACGGAGTGCGCCAGGACGAGATGCCGGTGTCGCAGACCGAGTTCCACCACGCGAAGCCGATCTTCGAGTACTTCGACGGTTGGACCGAGGACATCACGAAAGCTCGCACCTTCGAGGACCTGCCGGAGAACGCACAGAAGTACGTGCTCGCCCTCGAAGAGCTCTCGGGCTGCCGTATGTCCGTCATCGGCGTCGGCCCCGACCGCGAACAGTCGATCGTGCGTCACGACCTGCTGGACTGA
- a CDS encoding ABC transporter permease, translating into MIRIAWSNLRSAYGRLSAAMIAIAVSVAFIVAALLFSQAFGDTLRNQVRAEWAGADVAVTAAASEDPNAAADEDSPLTDSMRQTVADVDGVESAQLTESAFVAVSAGSTSVTGSATNLPQGQTETIDGTAPDSDDELMLREADAKTLGVGVGDSITLAEFDGARRSADGPSFTVSGIMPGSSSAGMNLYLTDDGLATAPGELVPDSIRIVADDGSDRTALAEAVKSALDDAGAGKGVSVRTVDQVVEEQIKSLSNTSDMLSTVGIAFGLLAAGVAALVISNTFNVLVASRTRVLALFRAIGASRSQVRGAAVVESFSLGIMGSVLGVGLGLLIGWGLSTVVRAFWMPEFAQMSPSVSAFVVGPVVGILVTLAAGLIPAIRASRVSPIEALRPVDVPDASPRIRWVRLTLSLVLGIGGIGLCLLGTMSQSVLFGIVGCFALFVALLVGAKVFVPPLVALFATAVGLMTRRSPAVKLAGRSASTAGGRTASTTGALLIGITLVTAVVVGSSSLQRTLELATAEDTPVDLVVSTAGHSDVDGEKIASVLDDSPIVEERENVPAPNASVSVGGTDGAGDVAITSAEAAADSPVLRSDGYEVDEGTLVIDPRSVGLDEAETDIDGRTATVRLGDQDLDLTIETSYDVPAGTALVSGADAKTLEAAAGDDVAEQTWAKIADDASSPQIEALTSELDAVGASGDAAAAQYRAEFASLFQVALSVVLGLLAAAVVIAVIGVSNTLTLSVIERRREGALLRALGFTRAAMSRMITIESLLMTLIALIVGAGVGTFFGWVGTASMMPASANPVLSVPWTQIGLIGVAAVLAAVLASAIPARSMSRIAPAKGMSME; encoded by the coding sequence ATGATCCGCATCGCCTGGTCCAACCTCCGCAGCGCCTACGGCCGTCTGAGTGCGGCGATGATCGCGATCGCCGTGTCCGTGGCCTTCATCGTCGCGGCACTCCTGTTCTCCCAGGCCTTCGGCGACACCCTGCGCAATCAGGTCCGCGCCGAATGGGCAGGTGCCGACGTTGCCGTCACCGCGGCCGCATCCGAGGACCCGAACGCTGCAGCCGATGAGGACTCCCCGCTCACCGATTCCATGCGTCAGACGGTGGCCGACGTCGATGGAGTCGAGTCCGCCCAGCTCACCGAGTCCGCCTTCGTCGCAGTCTCGGCGGGGTCCACTTCGGTGACGGGATCGGCGACGAATCTCCCGCAAGGACAGACAGAGACGATCGATGGCACCGCCCCGGACTCCGATGATGAACTCATGCTCCGCGAAGCCGATGCGAAGACCCTTGGGGTCGGCGTCGGTGACAGCATCACACTCGCCGAGTTCGACGGTGCGCGGCGGTCCGCCGACGGCCCGAGTTTCACTGTCTCGGGCATCATGCCCGGCTCCTCGTCGGCGGGAATGAATCTCTACCTCACCGACGACGGGCTGGCCACCGCTCCGGGTGAGCTCGTGCCCGACTCCATCCGAATCGTCGCCGACGATGGGAGTGATCGCACGGCCCTCGCGGAGGCGGTCAAGTCCGCGCTCGACGATGCGGGTGCAGGAAAGGGCGTCTCGGTCCGGACCGTCGACCAGGTCGTCGAGGAGCAGATCAAGTCGCTGTCGAACACCTCCGACATGCTCTCGACTGTCGGCATCGCCTTCGGACTGCTGGCCGCAGGAGTCGCGGCACTCGTCATCTCGAACACCTTCAATGTGCTCGTCGCCTCCCGCACCCGCGTGCTCGCACTCTTCCGCGCCATCGGAGCCTCGCGCAGCCAGGTGCGCGGAGCAGCGGTGGTGGAGAGTTTCAGCCTCGGAATCATGGGATCCGTGTTGGGTGTCGGCCTCGGTCTCCTCATCGGATGGGGACTGTCAACCGTGGTCCGTGCGTTCTGGATGCCGGAATTCGCTCAGATGTCACCGTCGGTCTCGGCGTTCGTCGTCGGGCCGGTCGTCGGCATCCTCGTCACCCTCGCAGCGGGGCTCATCCCCGCGATCCGGGCCTCTCGGGTGTCCCCGATCGAGGCACTCCGCCCGGTCGATGTGCCTGACGCCTCACCGCGCATCCGCTGGGTGCGACTGACGCTGTCGCTTGTGCTCGGCATCGGCGGAATCGGTCTGTGCCTGCTCGGGACCATGAGCCAGTCCGTGCTGTTCGGCATCGTCGGCTGCTTCGCGCTCTTCGTCGCACTGCTCGTCGGTGCGAAAGTCTTCGTTCCGCCGCTGGTGGCACTGTTCGCCACCGCTGTCGGTCTCATGACTCGGCGTTCGCCGGCGGTGAAGCTGGCCGGGCGGTCGGCGAGCACCGCGGGTGGACGCACCGCCTCGACGACGGGCGCTCTGCTCATCGGAATCACCCTTGTCACGGCTGTGGTCGTCGGATCGTCGAGCCTGCAGCGGACCCTCGAACTGGCCACTGCCGAGGACACCCCGGTCGACCTGGTGGTCTCGACTGCGGGTCACAGCGATGTCGATGGTGAGAAGATCGCCTCCGTGCTCGATGATTCGCCGATCGTCGAGGAGCGTGAGAACGTTCCGGCACCCAACGCCTCGGTGAGCGTCGGTGGGACCGATGGGGCCGGTGATGTGGCGATCACCAGCGCCGAGGCGGCCGCCGACTCCCCGGTTCTGCGCAGCGACGGTTACGAAGTCGATGAGGGCACGCTCGTCATCGACCCGAGATCGGTGGGACTCGACGAGGCGGAAACTGATATCGACGGACGGACCGCGACCGTCCGCCTCGGCGATCAGGACCTCGATCTGACGATCGAGACTTCCTACGACGTCCCCGCGGGGACGGCCCTGGTCAGCGGAGCTGATGCGAAGACTCTCGAGGCGGCGGCCGGCGACGATGTGGCCGAACAGACCTGGGCGAAGATCGCCGATGACGCTTCGAGTCCGCAGATCGAGGCACTGACCTCAGAACTCGATGCCGTGGGTGCCTCAGGCGATGCGGCCGCGGCACAGTATCGGGCGGAGTTCGCCTCGCTGTTCCAAGTCGCGCTGAGCGTGGTGCTCGGGCTTCTGGCGGCCGCGGTGGTCATCGCCGTGATCGGAGTGAGCAACACACTCACGCTCTCGGTCATCGAACGACGTCGGGAAGGAGCGCTGCTGCGGGCGTTGGGATTCACCCGAGCGGCGATGTCGCGGATGATCACGATCGAATCGCTGCTCATGACGCTCATCGCACTGATCGTCGGAGCCGGGGTCGGCACATTCTTCGGGTGGGTCGGAACGGCATCGATGATGCCTGCTTCAGCGAATCCGGTGCTGTCCGTGCCGTGGACGCAGATCGGGCTGATCGGCGTCGCCGCAGTGCTCGCCGCCGTGCTCGCCTCGGCGATACCGGCCCGGTCCATGTCGCGGATCGCTCCGGCCAAAGGCATGAGCATGGAATGA
- a CDS encoding ABC transporter ATP-binding protein yields the protein MNTSATHTDAHPSQTPPPTSAPSSTRAQGSNPAARLAIQATGLRKTYGKGDAQVRPLDDLSLDIEAERFTAIMGPSGSGKSTLLNMLAGLDTPDSGEVFIGPTAISRLSDRKLTALRRDRIGFVFQSFNLVPAMSAEENILLPSQLSGQKTDRRIFDRMVDLLGLRERLGHRPHELSGGQQQRVAVARALVTQPDVLVADEPTGNLDSSSGEEVLNILRSSVDELGQTVVMVTHDPRAAARADRVVLLADGRLAGELSHPDPESVAAALMNVTAGSAASGAAPAGQSAGPAAGAAPADGGAR from the coding sequence ATGAACACATCAGCGACACACACCGATGCCCATCCGTCCCAGACTCCGCCCCCGACCTCCGCGCCGAGTTCGACCCGGGCCCAGGGTTCGAATCCCGCAGCGAGGCTGGCGATCCAAGCCACCGGACTGCGCAAGACCTATGGAAAAGGGGACGCGCAGGTCAGGCCCCTCGATGACCTCAGCCTCGACATCGAAGCCGAACGCTTCACTGCCATCATGGGGCCCTCCGGCTCGGGCAAATCGACGCTGCTCAACATGCTCGCCGGTCTCGACACCCCGGATTCGGGCGAGGTCTTCATCGGGCCCACGGCGATCTCACGGCTCAGTGACCGCAAGCTCACGGCGCTGCGCCGCGACCGCATCGGCTTCGTCTTCCAGTCCTTCAACCTCGTGCCCGCGATGAGTGCCGAAGAGAACATCCTGTTGCCCTCTCAGCTGTCGGGACAGAAGACCGATCGCCGTATCTTCGATCGCATGGTCGACCTGCTCGGTCTGCGCGAGCGCCTGGGACACCGGCCGCACGAACTCTCCGGCGGACAGCAGCAGAGAGTCGCCGTCGCTCGTGCGCTCGTCACCCAGCCCGATGTACTCGTCGCCGACGAGCCCACCGGCAACCTCGACTCGAGCTCCGGTGAAGAGGTCCTGAACATCCTGCGGTCCTCAGTCGATGAACTCGGTCAGACCGTCGTCATGGTCACCCACGATCCCAGGGCCGCCGCTCGTGCCGACCGCGTCGTTCTCCTCGCCGACGGTCGGCTGGCCGGTGAGCTCTCCCACCCGGATCCGGAGTCCGTGGCCGCAGCGCTGATGAATGTCACGGCAGGCTCGGCAGCTTCGGGAGCTGCACCTGCTGGCCAGTCGGCCGGGCCCGCAGCCGGAGCCGCGCCGGCAGACGGAGGTGCCCGATGA
- a CDS encoding response regulator transcription factor — protein MNVEEATVHGQTEDRGNGPLRIVLVDDQALVRAGFAMVIDSQPDLTVVGQAGDGAAGLDIVSQGEPDVVLMDVRMPRIDGIEATQRILALADEGTIRPPKIIVLTTFDDDDYALRALRAGASGFLLKDTLPEVLLESIRTVVDGGAVIAPTTTKRLLETRLLPHLDAGDPPRSDLKSTATGTDATSAEGVAPTQPGYGEPASSEVGTSAPSGRGMLSTAGADASLADASRLDAADMRRLESLTQRETEVLVLIATGLSNTEIGERLFLAQPTVKTHVGRILMKLAARDRVQAVVFAYEAGLVGPGG, from the coding sequence ATGAACGTCGAAGAGGCGACCGTGCACGGTCAGACCGAAGATCGGGGGAACGGGCCGCTTCGCATCGTCCTCGTCGATGATCAGGCCCTCGTGAGGGCGGGCTTCGCCATGGTCATCGACTCTCAGCCGGATCTCACCGTTGTCGGGCAGGCCGGCGACGGTGCGGCAGGTCTCGACATCGTCAGTCAGGGCGAACCCGATGTCGTGCTCATGGACGTCCGGATGCCGCGTATCGACGGTATCGAAGCGACCCAGCGGATCCTTGCTCTCGCCGACGAGGGGACGATCCGCCCCCCGAAGATCATCGTGCTGACCACCTTCGACGATGACGATTACGCCCTGCGCGCGCTGCGTGCCGGTGCGTCAGGCTTCCTTCTCAAAGACACCCTGCCAGAGGTGCTCCTCGAGTCGATCCGCACGGTCGTCGACGGTGGCGCCGTCATCGCCCCCACCACCACCAAACGGCTGCTTGAGACACGACTCCTGCCCCACCTCGACGCGGGAGATCCACCCCGTTCGGATCTGAAATCGACGGCCACGGGAACAGATGCGACATCGGCCGAGGGCGTTGCGCCCACCCAACCCGGGTACGGTGAGCCTGCATCATCCGAGGTCGGCACTTCTGCGCCGAGCGGTCGGGGGATGCTGAGCACCGCTGGCGCGGATGCGTCCCTGGCTGATGCGAGCCGTCTCGATGCGGCCGATATGCGCCGATTGGAGTCACTGACCCAGCGCGAGACCGAGGTCCTGGTGCTCATTGCCACCGGTCTGAGCAACACCGAGATCGGCGAGCGGCTCTTTCTCGCGCAGCCGACCGTGAAGACCCACGTCGGTCGGATCCTCATGAAGCTCGCGGCTCGCGACCGTGTGCAGGCCGTGGTGTTCGCCTACGAAGCCGGTCTCGTCGGGCCCGGTGGCTGA
- a CDS encoding sensor histidine kinase: MSNRSTRTEDHRPEPQPRTPDRVDRIRRTLTTHPWIVDSLLWALPLTYLTVVFTSSQAERSEIALVPVAVQVGIVLLQTLPLGLRRTAPLLSSSLIAAGCLLTVLTMMGPTFGIVAVPLTVYSTTAWGTRNHGRTVLVLGLLGALFLGGWLYLVSLQATIGANPRPLAFGEYVLLVVVVALSASIVLIAWLLGGVGFRRRREIEGIRERNRLLERERESETRLAADAERMRIAREMHDVIAHSLSVVIAQADGGRYAAKTDPAVAAGALETIAQTGREALAQTRSLLGFLRAEEDDERSSAPLPGVADIGSLIADVRSAGLPVSVTELDDVDRGRLAEGASLAVYRIVQEALTNVLKHAGDGARAHVELLAEDAELVARISDNGTGNTTGRGSGETDSHGADDPTRAAARGRGYGIVGMQERAALYGGTLMARPIRSTGVKDRSEGHTDAKPGFSSGAVMGSAFGTTTGFLVEARLPLSAPAPTTEPGPGPESGLSSGAGTYDSSDHGENGSAGTGHASEAGENQAAATRQDAEAERSQPAEVEESSR, from the coding sequence ATGAGCAATCGATCGACCCGGACCGAGGATCACCGCCCGGAGCCGCAGCCGCGCACCCCCGACCGCGTCGACCGCATCCGTCGCACCCTCACCACTCACCCCTGGATCGTCGACTCGCTGCTCTGGGCTCTGCCGCTCACCTATCTGACCGTCGTCTTCACCTCCTCCCAGGCCGAGCGGAGCGAGATCGCTCTGGTGCCCGTGGCTGTGCAGGTCGGCATCGTACTGCTTCAGACGCTGCCGCTGGGACTGCGGCGCACCGCCCCGCTGCTGAGCTCCTCGCTCATCGCCGCAGGCTGCCTGCTGACCGTGCTCACGATGATGGGACCGACGTTCGGAATCGTCGCCGTACCGCTCACCGTGTATTCGACGACGGCGTGGGGAACCCGGAACCACGGTCGCACCGTGCTCGTCCTGGGCCTCCTCGGCGCGCTCTTCCTGGGCGGGTGGCTCTACCTCGTGTCCCTGCAGGCGACGATCGGCGCGAATCCGCGCCCCTTGGCCTTCGGCGAATACGTGCTTCTGGTCGTCGTCGTGGCGCTGAGTGCTTCGATCGTGCTCATCGCCTGGCTCCTGGGCGGAGTCGGATTCCGTCGCCGCCGCGAAATCGAGGGCATCCGGGAGCGCAATCGGCTGCTGGAGCGCGAACGCGAATCCGAGACCCGGCTGGCCGCCGATGCCGAACGCATGCGCATCGCCCGCGAGATGCACGATGTCATCGCCCATTCCCTGTCCGTCGTCATCGCCCAAGCCGACGGAGGTCGCTACGCGGCGAAGACCGATCCGGCTGTCGCGGCCGGAGCCCTCGAGACCATCGCACAGACCGGACGAGAAGCCTTGGCACAGACGCGGTCGCTGCTCGGCTTCCTCCGCGCCGAGGAGGACGATGAGCGATCCTCGGCGCCGCTGCCCGGCGTCGCCGACATCGGCTCCCTCATCGCCGATGTGCGATCGGCGGGGCTTCCGGTCTCGGTGACCGAACTGGATGACGTCGACCGCGGCCGCTTGGCCGAAGGAGCGTCGCTCGCCGTCTACCGCATCGTGCAAGAAGCGCTGACGAATGTGCTCAAACATGCCGGGGACGGTGCTCGGGCACATGTCGAGCTGCTGGCCGAGGACGCGGAGCTCGTCGCCCGGATCAGCGACAACGGAACCGGGAACACGACAGGGCGAGGGAGCGGAGAGACGGACAGCCACGGAGCCGACGACCCGACTCGGGCTGCTGCCCGCGGCCGGGGGTATGGCATCGTCGGCATGCAGGAACGCGCTGCGCTCTACGGCGGCACGCTCATGGCCCGGCCGATCCGTTCGACCGGAGTGAAGGATCGATCCGAAGGGCACACCGATGCGAAGCCCGGGTTCTCCTCGGGTGCGGTCATGGGAAGCGCTTTCGGAACGACGACGGGATTCCTCGTCGAAGCTCGACTGCCGCTGTCTGCTCCCGCGCCCACTACCGAACCCGGGCCCGGGCCCGAATCCGGACTCAGCTCGGGCGCCGGCACTTATGATTCGTCCGATCATGGAGAGAATGGGTCTGCCGGAACCGGGCATGCCTCCGAGGCGGGAGAGAACCAGGCCGCCGCAACACGCCAGGATGCCGAGGCCGAACGGAGTCAGCCCGCCGAAGTCGAAGAGAGCAGCCGATGA
- a CDS encoding DinB family protein gives MTDNGVDANSTFAMRGADLATQFTAFIDEHRQHLLGSLDDLSEDEARRSLVPSRTRLLSLLKHAVFVETVWFGEAVTGRSRVDYGLPHDSKDSFLLDSSDTIASVSADYRAAVERSHSAIDGMDLDTVLTGHRAGPMPLRWVLLHVLRELAQHCGHADILREQILAERGRRGGWSGVAR, from the coding sequence ATGACGGACAACGGAGTCGACGCCAACAGCACTTTCGCCATGCGAGGGGCCGACCTGGCTACACAGTTCACAGCGTTCATCGACGAACACCGACAGCATCTGCTCGGAAGTCTCGATGACCTGAGCGAAGACGAAGCGAGGCGGTCCCTGGTGCCGAGCAGAACCCGCCTGCTGTCTCTGCTCAAGCACGCCGTGTTCGTCGAGACCGTCTGGTTCGGTGAGGCGGTCACCGGCCGGAGCCGGGTCGACTACGGGCTGCCGCACGACTCCAAGGACTCATTCCTCCTCGACTCCTCGGACACGATCGCCAGCGTTTCGGCTGACTATCGGGCGGCCGTGGAGCGCTCGCACTCCGCGATCGACGGGATGGACCTCGACACCGTGCTCACCGGTCATCGGGCCGGACCGATGCCGCTGCGGTGGGTCCTCCTCCACGTCCTGCGGGAGCTCGCCCAGCACTGCGGGCACGCGGACATCCTGCGCGAGCAGATCCTCGCCGAGCGGGGGAGACGCGGCGGATGGTCTGGTGTCGCGCGCTAG